In Oxalobacteraceae bacterium OTU3CINTB1, the sequence CCACCCACAGATCGCCGTGGCGGTCGACCAAAAGACTGCCGGGGTCGCCCAGGGATCCCCACTGCCGATACACGGTATTGCGCTGGGGACCTGTCAGCAGATGGAGCTTGGCATGCAGCGCATCCCAGCTGACCACATTGCCATCGGGGAGTTCGAACAGCACGCCGGTGCCGCTGTCGACCGCCGCCCTGGCAAACCGCGTCGCGCCCGGCTGGAGCGAATACACGCCGGCATCGCCCTGCGCCCACAGCACGCCATGCCGATCACGCATCAGGGTTTTATAGCCGCCGCCGGCCACTTGCCAGGCGCCGTCCGCCTTATGCCAGCGGCCGCCCTCCAGGTAGAACAGGCCCAACGCGGTGGCCGCCCACATCCGGCCGCCGCCGTCTTGCTCCAGCCCCCAGACGGCGCGCTCGGGCAGGCCGTCCGGTTCGCCGTAACTGCGTATCACCCCTTGCCGCAGGTAGCTGACGCCGCCGGCGCGATAGCCGATCCACAGTCCGCCGTCCGGCGCCGCATTGACAATGCTGACGTATTTGGGCGGCAAGGCGTCATTGACCGGGACAAATTGCTCGAACTGCATACCGTCGAATCGATACAGTCCGCCCGCCCCGCCCAACCACAGCCAGCCGTCACTGGTCTGCGTCATCGAAATGATCGATTCCGGCGCCCCGTCGCGCGCGCTCCAGCTGGTGTGATGCAAATCGATGGTGGGGGACGACACGGCTTGCGCCCGGCCTGCCGCAGGCAGGGCGCCGCACAAAAATACGGCGCAGCAGGCCAGCACGCCGCGCAGACCGCCGGGCAATGGGCGTATTCTCATGTCACATAGAAATTAGTTATAACTTGGCAACGTTCATCCGCGATTGTATAGAAGATTTCCACCCGATAGTGTGTTTAGGGCAGTTGCTCTTTGGGATATCCTGTGTTTTCAACCACAGGAGCCAACCAAGGAGAACCGACATGGACTTGCAACTCAATGGCAAACTGGCACTCGTCAGCGGAAGCACGGCGGGCATCGGCTACGCGATCGCGGCGACGCTGGCGCGGGAGGGCGCCAGCGTCATCGTCAGCGGCAGGACGCAGGCCGGGGTCGACGACGCGGTGAACCGCCTACGGGAAGAAACGCAGGGCACGGTTTACGGCTATGCCGGCGACCTGAGCCTGGCGGAGGAGGCAAAGGAAGTGGTGCGGCGTTATCCGGGCATCAGCATCCTGGTCAACAATCTCGGCATCTTCGAGCCCAAGGCGTTCGAAGATATTCCCGACGAGGATTGGCTGCGGTTTTTCGACGTCAACGTGCTCAGCGGCGTACGGCTCGCGCGCCTGGTGCTGCCCGAAATGAAACGGGCGAACTGGGGCCGCATCATCTT encodes:
- a CDS encoding SDR family oxidoreductase translates to MDLQLNGKLALVSGSTAGIGYAIAATLAREGASVIVSGRTQAGVDDAVNRLREETQGTVYGYAGDLSLAEEAKEVVRRYPGISILVNNLGIFEPKAFEDIPDEDWLRFFDVNVLSGVRLARLVLPEMKRANWGRIIFISSESAVQIPTEMIHYGMTKTAQLAVSRGLAESVAGTGITVNSVLPGPTKSRGVGDFVEDMARASDKSFEQIEAEFFDHVRPTSLIKRFGTPQEVASLVAYVASPLASATTGAALRVDGGVVKSAF